One region of Triticum aestivum cultivar Chinese Spring chromosome 6B, IWGSC CS RefSeq v2.1, whole genome shotgun sequence genomic DNA includes:
- the LOC123138076 gene encoding uncharacterized protein isoform X1, whose product MAPPARNLNPNPNTNNPNPPFDIGILFGLPPNPAPTAAPMFPAAAGLPPPFGPYSHPSATSPFHGGPYLHHTQVLHPPMPRPAMSFSMPRPTISFPIPDLNANPSAALLGSYLHYRQDLRYLNSYRRDLNLSVNLRAALGRLQDRQSPMASSSNSIHTLNPNTNLNLSANPSAASHGRYLQNAQDIRHSMPRPVISSAMPNRSDNPRTVAGGKPEQNKGAPNGRQNNSNDVIHLSDSDSDSDSDDFFEEEAPPTHSKSNGKASSDSLKTGGKTSSFSNGEGSKGGKAFSVGKGGKGSASNAKPAMSDAELKLQLDMPPNSILLSNCEAAEMLQKIQGHMAILSEDPKIKIPESFDKAFQYAKEGNHFTSAKLVKEILEPLKDYGVNAGEICMIANIGPETIEEVYALIPSLKATRSINEGKIVEALAALANIKASK is encoded by the exons atggCGCCTCCAGCCAGAAACCTTAACCCTAATCCGAACACTAACAACCCCAATCCTCCCTTTGACATTGGTATTCTCTTCGGTTTGCCTCCTAACCCTGCGCCTACCGCTGCGCCCATGTTCCCTGCCGCTGCCGGCCTGCCGCCGCCGTTCGGCCCTTACTCCCACCCCTCGGCCACCTCTCCCTTTCACGGCGGCCCCTACCTCCACCACACGCAGGTTCTTCATCCCCCTATGCCGCGCCCAGCCATGTCCTTCTCCATGCCCCGCCCAACCATCTCCTTCCCCATTCCAGATCTAAatgcaaaccctagcgccgccttgCTCGGCAGCTACCTTCACTACCGGCAGGATCTCCGATACCTCAACTCCTACAGGCGAGACCTGAACCTGAGTGTTAACCTCAGAGCCGCCTTGGGCCGCCTGCAGGATCGCCAATCTCCCATGGCCAGCTCAAGCAACTCCATCCACACACTGAACCCAAACACAAACCTGAACCTGAGCGCgaaccccagcgccgcctcgcACGGCCGCTACCTTCAGAACGCACAGGATATTCGACATTCCATGCCCCGCCCAGTAATATCCTCTGCCATGCCAAACCGGAGTGACAACCCCCGCACCGTCGCAGGTGGCAAACCTGAACAGAATAAAG GAGCACCGAACGGAAGGCAGAACAATTCTAATGATGTTATTCACCtttctgattctgattctgattctgattctgatg ATTTTTTTGAAGAAGAGGCTCCCCCCACACACTCCAAGTCAAATGGGAAAGCTTCATCGGATAGCCTAAAAACTGGTGGAAAGACTTCATCCTTTTCTAATG GAGAAGGTAGCAAAGGAGGGAAGGCATTTAGTGTTGGGAAAGGCGGGAAGGGCTCCGCATCAAATGCAAAGCCTGCAATGTCTGATGCAGAACTAAAGCTTCAGCTTG ATATGCCTCCAAATTCTATATTGTTATCGAACTGTGAAGCAGCAGAAATGTTGCAGAAAATTCAAGGACATATGGCTATCTTATCAGAGGATCCGAAGATAAAAATTCCCGA GTCATTTGACAAGGCCTTTCAATATGCAAAAGAAGGAAATCACTTCACCTCTGCGAAGTTGGTGAAAGAAATCCTGGA ACCTCTTAAAGACTATGGTGTTAATGCTGGCGAG ATATGCATGATAGCGAACATTGGGCCTGAGACCATCGAAGAGGTCTATGCACTGATACCGTCTCTCAAG GCTACTAGGTCGATCAATGAAGGCAAGATCGTGGAGGCTCTTGCTGCCCTCGCTAATATAAAAGCCTCCAAGTGA
- the LOC123138076 gene encoding DNA-directed RNA polymerases IV and V subunit 4 isoform X4: MANRGGKGSYPPSKSGAPNGRQNNSNDVIHLSDSDSDSDSDDFFEEEAPPTHSKSNGKASSDSLKTGGKTSSFSNGSKGGKAFSVGKGGKGSASNAKPAMSDAELKLQLDMPPNSILLSNCEAAEMLQKIQGHMAILSEDPKIKIPESFDKAFQYAKEGNHFTSAKLVKEILEPLKDYGVNAGEICMIANIGPETIEEVYALIPSLKATRSINEGKIVEALAALANIKASK, translated from the exons ATGGCGAACAGGGGAGGGAAAGGGTCCTACCCCCCGTCCAAGTCAG GAGCACCGAACGGAAGGCAGAACAATTCTAATGATGTTATTCACCtttctgattctgattctgattctgattctgatg ATTTTTTTGAAGAAGAGGCTCCCCCCACACACTCCAAGTCAAATGGGAAAGCTTCATCGGATAGCCTAAAAACTGGTGGAAAGACTTCATCCTTTTCTAATG GTAGCAAAGGAGGGAAGGCATTTAGTGTTGGGAAAGGCGGGAAGGGCTCCGCATCAAATGCAAAGCCTGCAATGTCTGATGCAGAACTAAAGCTTCAGCTTG ATATGCCTCCAAATTCTATATTGTTATCGAACTGTGAAGCAGCAGAAATGTTGCAGAAAATTCAAGGACATATGGCTATCTTATCAGAGGATCCGAAGATAAAAATTCCCGA GTCATTTGACAAGGCCTTTCAATATGCAAAAGAAGGAAATCACTTCACCTCTGCGAAGTTGGTGAAAGAAATCCTGGA ACCTCTTAAAGACTATGGTGTTAATGCTGGCGAG ATATGCATGATAGCGAACATTGGGCCTGAGACCATCGAAGAGGTCTATGCACTGATACCGTCTCTCAAG GCTACTAGGTCGATCAATGAAGGCAAGATCGTGGAGGCTCTTGCTGCCCTCGCTAATATAAAAGCCTCCAAGTGA
- the LOC123138076 gene encoding DNA-directed RNA polymerases IV and V subunit 4 isoform X3: MANRGGKGSYPPSKSGAPNGRQNNSNDVIHLSDSDSDSDSDDFFEEEAPPTHSKSNGKASSDSLKTGGKTSSFSNGEGSKGGKAFSVGKGGKGSASNAKPAMSDAELKLQLDMPPNSILLSNCEAAEMLQKIQGHMAILSEDPKIKIPESFDKAFQYAKEGNHFTSAKLVKEILEPLKDYGVNAGEICMIANIGPETIEEVYALIPSLKATRSINEGKIVEALAALANIKASK, translated from the exons ATGGCGAACAGGGGAGGGAAAGGGTCCTACCCCCCGTCCAAGTCAG GAGCACCGAACGGAAGGCAGAACAATTCTAATGATGTTATTCACCtttctgattctgattctgattctgattctgatg ATTTTTTTGAAGAAGAGGCTCCCCCCACACACTCCAAGTCAAATGGGAAAGCTTCATCGGATAGCCTAAAAACTGGTGGAAAGACTTCATCCTTTTCTAATG GAGAAGGTAGCAAAGGAGGGAAGGCATTTAGTGTTGGGAAAGGCGGGAAGGGCTCCGCATCAAATGCAAAGCCTGCAATGTCTGATGCAGAACTAAAGCTTCAGCTTG ATATGCCTCCAAATTCTATATTGTTATCGAACTGTGAAGCAGCAGAAATGTTGCAGAAAATTCAAGGACATATGGCTATCTTATCAGAGGATCCGAAGATAAAAATTCCCGA GTCATTTGACAAGGCCTTTCAATATGCAAAAGAAGGAAATCACTTCACCTCTGCGAAGTTGGTGAAAGAAATCCTGGA ACCTCTTAAAGACTATGGTGTTAATGCTGGCGAG ATATGCATGATAGCGAACATTGGGCCTGAGACCATCGAAGAGGTCTATGCACTGATACCGTCTCTCAAG GCTACTAGGTCGATCAATGAAGGCAAGATCGTGGAGGCTCTTGCTGCCCTCGCTAATATAAAAGCCTCCAAGTGA
- the LOC123138076 gene encoding uncharacterized protein isoform X2: MAPPARNLNPNPNTNNPNPPFDIGILFGLPPNPAPTAAPMFPAAAGLPPPFGPYSHPSATSPFHGGPYLHHTQVLHPPMPRPAMSFSMPRPTISFPIPDLNANPSAALLGSYLHYRQDLRYLNSYRRDLNLSVNLRAALGRLQDRQSPMASSSNSIHTLNPNTNLNLSANPSAASHGRYLQNAQDIRHSMPRPVISSAMPNRSDNPRTVAGGKPEQNKGAPNGRQNNSNDVIHLSDSDSDSDSDDFFEEEAPPTHSKSNGKASSDSLKTGGKTSSFSNGSKGGKAFSVGKGGKGSASNAKPAMSDAELKLQLDMPPNSILLSNCEAAEMLQKIQGHMAILSEDPKIKIPESFDKAFQYAKEGNHFTSAKLVKEILEPLKDYGVNAGEICMIANIGPETIEEVYALIPSLKATRSINEGKIVEALAALANIKASK; encoded by the exons atggCGCCTCCAGCCAGAAACCTTAACCCTAATCCGAACACTAACAACCCCAATCCTCCCTTTGACATTGGTATTCTCTTCGGTTTGCCTCCTAACCCTGCGCCTACCGCTGCGCCCATGTTCCCTGCCGCTGCCGGCCTGCCGCCGCCGTTCGGCCCTTACTCCCACCCCTCGGCCACCTCTCCCTTTCACGGCGGCCCCTACCTCCACCACACGCAGGTTCTTCATCCCCCTATGCCGCGCCCAGCCATGTCCTTCTCCATGCCCCGCCCAACCATCTCCTTCCCCATTCCAGATCTAAatgcaaaccctagcgccgccttgCTCGGCAGCTACCTTCACTACCGGCAGGATCTCCGATACCTCAACTCCTACAGGCGAGACCTGAACCTGAGTGTTAACCTCAGAGCCGCCTTGGGCCGCCTGCAGGATCGCCAATCTCCCATGGCCAGCTCAAGCAACTCCATCCACACACTGAACCCAAACACAAACCTGAACCTGAGCGCgaaccccagcgccgcctcgcACGGCCGCTACCTTCAGAACGCACAGGATATTCGACATTCCATGCCCCGCCCAGTAATATCCTCTGCCATGCCAAACCGGAGTGACAACCCCCGCACCGTCGCAGGTGGCAAACCTGAACAGAATAAAG GAGCACCGAACGGAAGGCAGAACAATTCTAATGATGTTATTCACCtttctgattctgattctgattctgattctgatg ATTTTTTTGAAGAAGAGGCTCCCCCCACACACTCCAAGTCAAATGGGAAAGCTTCATCGGATAGCCTAAAAACTGGTGGAAAGACTTCATCCTTTTCTAATG GTAGCAAAGGAGGGAAGGCATTTAGTGTTGGGAAAGGCGGGAAGGGCTCCGCATCAAATGCAAAGCCTGCAATGTCTGATGCAGAACTAAAGCTTCAGCTTG ATATGCCTCCAAATTCTATATTGTTATCGAACTGTGAAGCAGCAGAAATGTTGCAGAAAATTCAAGGACATATGGCTATCTTATCAGAGGATCCGAAGATAAAAATTCCCGA GTCATTTGACAAGGCCTTTCAATATGCAAAAGAAGGAAATCACTTCACCTCTGCGAAGTTGGTGAAAGAAATCCTGGA ACCTCTTAAAGACTATGGTGTTAATGCTGGCGAG ATATGCATGATAGCGAACATTGGGCCTGAGACCATCGAAGAGGTCTATGCACTGATACCGTCTCTCAAG GCTACTAGGTCGATCAATGAAGGCAAGATCGTGGAGGCTCTTGCTGCCCTCGCTAATATAAAAGCCTCCAAGTGA